Below is a window of Numenius arquata chromosome 28, bNumArq3.hap1.1, whole genome shotgun sequence DNA.
ggtgttgcccgaggagcaggagcaccagagggggctggagcatctccagttccccccaaggacaacactgtgctggtgcccaaataggcatttctgtccccaaaacaggtgcttccctccacacccccccaaggcaacttcaacacagctgaataaatgtgggggtgcagagcccatggagcatgggggtgttttggggtgcagagcgcaggaggatggggaccaggaggtggtgagtttggggtacccccaaagcacccccggcctgaggggtggaaggaggcaaacatccggatggggggggatgcggaggggtgggtgttaaaatggggagggcctggcctctccaaaaacccacaaccctcccatccaaaaacagcctcccaactcccagcccctccccaagcccctcaacccaaactgagaccccccctcagtacctcagaacgcccccagtcctcctacagcccccctgtgcctccccaaaccttccagagccctaatccccccagtgtccccacaggtgccccaccagcagcaccagctgccgccccccgccccaagtgccccctggtacctgaaagggcaggtgacagacccgtgggctgcgctgagggacagccggggagcgacggtggggctggagcgggggaagtgggaggccctctgtctgagatgagtccccccagcaatcggggtgtcgtgtcccccccccaggagcctggagctggagctggtgacctggcggagggaggctgaaagtttggcaaaggagaagcggctggaggaacgcaaggagggagctggcggctgcgctgcaggagagggatgtgtgtcacggggcgggagttcttcctgctttcctccagaaaaagtaggaaaaaaagatggttttttgcactgatggcccggtttgaggcaaaacagaaccaacttcctggtcagtaattttacttctcaactcggcctcttccgactctctgaaattaacagtgtcttgtggagaaaaccgctggttcttggagcgcccggagcaaggtctgtgcgtcacgccaagggccgaggagcagagaggctcctgcttccacttattgctgtcacaaccaagggcatcccatttcgtcattggccccattggagggtcagaagcgggaaaaagcgtggaagggtcccactcccagggaggagggggacaggagaggtgaccccagactgaccaagggggtgttccatcccatctgccccacgctcaggataaaagctgagggatcaaagggtcagctctttctccaatggccgacgtccgaggaggaccctgtctgttcatctgcctttgatcccgatccgtgccttcctgaccccagagctggaatccggttcccacttgtcgctgagtccagtctggggcttcccaggggcagcagcagttgggacatcagcaggagtggttccacgggctggagctggagctggaaattctatgattctatggagcggtgccgcctccaccatgtcatgcagaagctcaaggtgaagcctgggggagggtcagcaatcatctgaatcattcagaaatcatggaggtcctggtggaaaacaggatggccgtgagccagcaatgggcccttgtggccaagaaggccaatggcatcctgggggtcatcaggaagagcgtgaccagcaggtggagagaggtcatcctccccctctcctctgccctggggaggccccgtctggagcactgggaccagttctgggctcccctgttcaagaaggacagggaactgctggagagggtacagcagagggctacaaagatgctgaggggcctggagcatctctctgatgaggaaaggctgagggacttctttaaacgtttaaactttgcagtttttctacttcaaaagcagcaagctcaaaaaataggatagctacccaactccaatctagtacattaccgctcctgcagtaattatattttcattaacagcctttatcttgatgtagcacaacaaagccgagttccatcctctttcccaaggtcgaaacgatgcacaacccaagcactaaaaataataattgtgtgagctgatgcaggcaggacgcaggaacaaccacaaaaacacagcttaaaggcaaagaacaaatttaacctcggcacctcatggatcggggaatctctgaggcagtccccgggcagaggaaggcaagcaggggatgcaggagcaagatgatgaggggcctggagcacctctctgatgaggaaaggctgagggacttgggtctttttagtctggagaagagaagactgaggggggatctgatcaacgcctataaatacttaaagggtgggtgtcgggaggacggggccggtcttttttcagtggtgcccagggacaggacaagaggaaacgggcacaaacttgaatataagaagttccacctaaacacgaggaggaacttctttcctgggagggtggcagagccctgggacaggctgcccagggaggtggtggagtctccttctctggagacattcaaaccccacctggacaccttcctctgggacctgctctgggtggacctgctctggcagggggttggaggagatgatctccagaggtcccttgcaaccccgtgtgattctgtgattccataatgtggtgacaccgtgggcagttttgcccagggacttacagaagtcgcttttgatgaatctggttttcaggaatcctttcgtacatcatgccgctgcctttagacacattcagcacagggagctctcgaggtttcatctgtaggacacgcaggacctggcaacggggtgttcctgcccggggtctgagctgggagccgtgatttgctgcggtccattccctgtgagtgtcactctgaacttcctgaaagatctagaaacaccagtggtgtcccccggggctgggtgctggggccggttctcttcaacatcttcatcgatgatctgcaggaggggattgagtgctccctcaagcacttcagagacggcaccaagctgggtgggatgttgatctgctggagggcaggaaggctttgcagagggatctggacaggctggatcgatgggccgaggccaatgggatgaggttccacaaggccaagtgccgggtcctgcccttgggtcacaccaatcccatggatgctccaggctggggcagagcggctggagctgccccaaggaagaggacctgagggtgttggtcgactgtgggctgaacatgagccagcagcgtgcccaggtggccaaggaggccagcagcctgtgtcaggaacagcgtggtgagtaggactcgggaggtgaccgtccccctgtactgggcactggggaggtcccacctcaagggctgtgtccggttttgggcccctcaccacaaaaaaagaccttgaggtgctggagcgggtccagagaagggcaacggagctggtgaggggtctggagaccttctgaggaacagccgaaggagctgtgggtgttcagtctggagaagaggaggctgaggggagaccttctcgctcgctccaactccctgaaaggcgggtgtagccggggggggggtgtcggtctcttctcccaaggaacaggcgatgggacgagaggagacggcctcaagttgcaccaggggaggttcagattggatattgggaacaatttttccacagaaagtggaaaataatgttgaggaagcacaagagccccgcagcacagcccgaggcccgccgtggcccgtcaggcagacacctttcggggggggggggctcaggcaggtgacgcacgggaggggcggtctctcctctggcagccgattggctgggtggggcggcgggagagccgcgattggcggagagccgcgctggggggcggggcggggcggtttgaaggagcgcggggggaagatgggggcggtgagggccgggttcctcgcgttgcggggtgtgatggcaaggcgggggctggagcgggagaaccagaacccgcggcagcggcagacggagctgggacccggcggagggaggcgcagcgcttggcagaggacaagcggcgtctgaaggaggaggtggaggaaggggggcgagcggtggccgaggccgaagggcaggccagggcgctggcggccgcgctgcaggaaagggaggtgggtcacggaggggggagatctccctgctttcctccagcaaaatgaggagaaaaataaaaaaaaagacacaacatccgtgtcttttgccgtgtgcggccggtgttgcccgaggagcaggagcaccagagggggctggagcatctccagttcccccctgaggacaacactgtgctggtgctctccaggccaaatgagttttttaaggacaaaaggggggctttccagctcctgctcacccaggGGACCCGAGGATGGAGTTGGggacccctcaaaaaaacccctttttccccccagaaaaagtcTCATCTGGGGCGCGAGTCCCGAGGCGACGTACGCTACGACTTCAGCTTCGACCGCGTCTTCCCCccggctgcctcccagcaggagatcgcgctgctggtgcaggtcccagattcccccctcccctcgaaatctccccctgaacccccaccaccccccccgaaaatggcaaacagccccctcctcacctctcttgccacctcccctccccccacagTCAGCGCTGGACGGGTACCACGTCTGCATCTTCGCCTACGGGCAGACGGGGAGCGGAAAGACCTACACAATGGAGGGGCCGGAGGGGCGGacgagcagagcaggggggtgatCCCTCGCGCCGTGCGGCAGCTTTTCCAGGGAGCCCAGGAACTGGGGGAAAAGGGCTGggaagtgagttaaaaaaaaaaatataggctCTATAGGGGGAGCCTTCGGGGACACTCTCTATAGGCAACCCTTTAGGGACCACCAGTTTGGGGTGACATTTTAGGGGTCACCCAGTTTACGGCCACTGGTttgggccccccccgccccctcccgggccACAAGTTTGGGGCCACGATCAGGGTTGAGCCCTTTCGGGGTCCCCCCTTTGGGGGCCACAGGTTTAGAGCCCCCAGTTTAGGCTGAGCCCTTTTGGGActccccccctttttgggggggctccctCTGTGGCCCCAGCTTTGGGGtgaccccttctcccccccctttctggggtgcccccagctgtgctgagcctggTGGACCTGGCGGGTAGCGAGCGGCTGGAGAAGTCGCTGTCGCAGGGGGAGCGGCTGCGGGAGACCCAGGCCATCAACGCCAGCCTGTCCGCCCTGGGGCACGTCatcatggccctctccaacaaggtagggggcctgggggggtgcaCAGGGGGGCCCCTGGGGCttgcgggggggggcactgggggttcctcaggaccccatcaatgccagccctggggcctctcctcatggccctctccaacaaagggggaggcggggggggggcacaagggggccCTGGAGGTtgtgaggaggttggggggggcacaggggggccctggggatcgggggggccactggtggttggggggttcctcaggacccccattgatgccagcctgcccaccctggggcacgtcctcatggccctctccaacaaggtattgggggggtgggggagggcccTGAGGGtcaggggggggcactggggatgggggggtggggcctggggtttgggggttcctcagggcccccccccccgaacccccgctgtccccacaggagcccCACATTCCCTATCGCAACAGCAAACTGACCTACCTGCTGCAGAACTCCCTGGGGGGCTCCGCCAAGATgtgaggggggggaggtttggggggggccagagcgggttggggggtgggagggttgagggaggtttgggggggcctggggaggctggggggagttttgggggtgggggtgcttgggggttctttgtggctaggggttgttgggggggtttgtggggggtggggaggtggtttgggggggtctggagggtgtttggggttattggggggtgggggaggtttgggggggcccctttgacaccccacacccccgcGACTTCCCCCAGGCTCATGTTTGTGAACATCTCCCCCCTGGAGGAGAACTTCTCCGAGACCCTCAACTCCCTGCGCTTCGCcagcaaggcgggggggggaggtttggatggagggggggaggggggggagctcaAGGATAATTTGGGAAACAAGCAATGGGGAAATTTTCGGGGGGGGTGGGCATTAATATGGCTTTGGGGGGATGGAtgatttgggaagggggaggatggttgggggggcagaggagtgtaactggggggactggggcagatttgggggtgaactgtttgggtgggggggagtcaagggggggctgttttggggggaaaaggggtagatTTGGGGGGGGGCTATTTTGGGAGGGCGGGGGTAGATTTGGGTGaggttggagctgttggagaaggggCAGGTGTTAGAGAGGGGGGGGTGTCTaagggccgttttgggggggtcccacaacaccccccccttccccctccctcaggTGAACCAGTGCGTGGTGGGCACGGCCCACCCCAACCGGAAGTAACCCCCGCCACTTCCTGCCCCATCGCTGATTGGTTGTTCGCGTTCACGTgtcccgggggaaaatggcggcgccccgcgaggggaccgctgctgccgccaccgagcGCTGATCtgaaataattggatttaataattggatttaataattggatttaataattggatttaataattggatttaataattggatttaataattggatttaataattggatttaataattggatttaataattggatttaataattggatttaataattggatttaataattggatttaataattggatttaataattggatttaataattggatttaataattggcggcggctgcagcggccagttgaggggctggggagggacacgggggaagggacatggagggagggagggtgggctcccagtatggtactgggaccagtgccactcccccagccccagtccctactcccctccccaattccccccccccagccccagtccctactcccctccccagtcgccccccccagccccagtccctactcctccccccagttccccgttacctgccctgcccgccgcccccacgctaaggggcaggagcggggcgcaGCCGTCGTCCCCCGCGGTCTGGACCCGTTTCCGCTCGGGCGCCGCCACCTTCTCCCCGGCGGGGGCCGGTCTCCTGTCGGGGGCTCCACGCACCGGCCCGCGGGAAGAAAGCGgcacccgccgcgccccgcgcccctTTGAATagcccggcaccgccccgccccgccccgccccgcccccgcgcgcggctctccgccaatcgccgCTCTCTCGCCGCCTcgcccagccaatcggctgccagaggctGCCCCTCCTTTTGCGTCACGTGATGCCGCACGGGCCGCTCCCGCCAGGCCCGACTGCCGGCGCGGGGCGTGGAGATAGGCGTGGCTTGGGCgacggggcggggcctggggctggcggagcagcggggcgcggagccgTTGGGGGCGGAGAGATAGGCGGGACTTGCTGGAGGGAGGCGTGGTCTGATTTTGGCGGAGCGGCCGGGGAATGGGCGGTGGGGGCGGAGAGAGGGGCGTGgtcagcgcggcgggggcggggcctggagctggggggcacaAGCCGAGCCCCGGGGGTGAgttgggggcggggcctgcgcggcgggggcggggccggggcagccccggggtaggggggggccggggcagttcggggagggggaacggggcggggggggcagcgccgtgaggggggggggggcagcgccggagcagccccgggttccccctcccccgccccggggctggtgcccgcgggggtccccggggtggggggggggggaccggtgcCGCCGTCCCTCCgcgccccccctgtcccccccgctcggccccgccgccgccggtaaggggggggggccgggaccccgggacaccccgcgccccgccgggacccccccggtgccaaccccccccccggggcaggggggctggggaggcgacCTCCCTGGACGGGACCGCCTCGCTGCCTGCGTGAGCCCCCCCcgaccgggacacccccccccccaaccgggacagcccccccgccccccaaatcgGGACCCCCCCGAGCGGGAtacatctccccccccccaaacccggggaGCTCCTCCCGAAACGGGACCCCACtaaaccgggacaccccccccaatccgggacacaccccccagcctgggaggggcccccccaaaccgggAGCACTCAAAACGCACCCCACCCCCGCCCGCAAACCGGGACCCCCCCATCGCTGTGTGAGCCCCCCCCGGACCGAGACCCCCTCCGATTGggaacctgccccctcccccattcctccatgaccccccccaggctgggacacccccccccccaaactgggagccccctccaatccaagacaccccctccaaactgggagcccctcccgttcttccctgagcccccccagtccgagacccccccaaagtgggaccccccccagtcctgcaTGGGCCCCCCCAAACTGGAAGCCCCGCCTATTACTCCATGAGCCCCCCTCCCCCAAGATCTGGACCCCTCCTCAAATTggcaccccccctcagccccattcctttggggggggtccccccaaatcctgccccccccccaatcccctgcgTGAGCACCCCCagattgggaccccccccaactgggagcccccacgtcccagcatgcccctccccctgcccccactgcaagccaccccaaactgggacccccccaaactgggaccctgcccccatcccagcatgcccccccccctaaaactggcacccccccaaactgggagccccctccaatccaagacaccccctccaaactgggagcccctcccattcttccctgagcccccccagtccgagacccccccaaagtgggaacCCCGCCCAATCCTGCATGAGccacccaggctgggacccccccaaactgggaccctccccccatcccagcatgctcccccccccaaactgggagcccctcccagccccattcctttgggggggggggtggtaaatcctgccccccccaatccctctcctccgatgcatttttgggggggggtgtccctagcTGGGGGTCacccagctccaaccccccccccccaacaggcacCCAGGATGTGATGGCGAGCGAggcggggcccccccccagccgcgccccccgctgcccccccccagccgccccccgcttTTGGGAGGGCCAGGACGTTCTGGCCCGTTGGACGGACGggctcctctacctgggcaccATCAAAAAGGTGGGTGCCCGACCCCCCtaaatgcccccctccccccaaatggcccctctcattttaacacccccccccctttttttttttgcccccccccccccccccaaggtggaCACAGGGCGCCGGGGCTGCCTGGTGCAATTCGAGGATAATTCCCAATTCCTCGTCCTTTGGAAAGACATCAGCCCCGGTAAGAGCCTCCtcctaaattaatgaaccttcctttaattaatgaacccccccctctcctttaattaattaccCCCCCGTTgttaattgcccccccccccccgctagtGGCAGTGCCGGGTgaggaacaatcctgctgcgtctgctccggccgagccctgaaccccgaaaacctcctggttcgctgcgagaagtgcggccatggtgagtgtgcccccccccgcacctattccggggacacccccccccaaaatgtaacagccccccccccaaagcctaccaccagcagtgccacctcCCCGCCGCCCACCCCGCCGGACCCTGGATGTGCCGCCGCTGCGTCTTCGCCGTGGCCACCAAGGTGAGCCCCAAcgagggggggggcgaggggtgtttggggggggggcaccacacgggacgccccctccccttcatttccctccccccccccttccttgtccccgcagagggggggggcgctgaagaagggcccccaagccaaggcgatgctcagcatgaaggcggtgctgccctaccagctgaagaccctggagtgggaccccccccacctcgccaaccgccagcagtgctactgctactgcggggggcccggcgagtgagtacagacccccccctacccccccccgctttgcaatttcggggtgccccccccccttaaattaattaattaattaatcccccccccaggtggaacctgaagatgctgcagtgccggggctgcgcccagtggttccacgaagcctgtacccagtgtctgagcaaacccctgctctacGGGGACCGGTGGGTCCGGGGGGTCCGATTCGACCTGGAGCGGGAGATCCTGCCCTTCGCCAGCGCCAACTGGGacgcgctgctgctggggccggtacgggggggggcccgcaccccaaaaaccacgggcgggggtcggggggggtcggggaggggtggtctcaccccccctacgcccctgcaacccccccccccccgcagctcgccgagacccccaaaggggagcgctacgggcagctgctggggtctctcagcgcccacaaggacaggtgggtgcctcccccccccccgaacccccaaacccctcctgacccccccacccccccagcacccctaaatccttcctgatgcccctgaatgcccccagccccccacgaaccccccccaaagccccccagacccctgcccccatgttcgcttctcagcccccccagcccccccctctccccccaggttcatctcagagccccccccaaagccccccctccaagcccccagcccctaccagaccccctaaaagaccccccccgacccctccaaaccaccccaaaggccccccccagccccctccccaaacccttcctcctccccaggttcatctctcagcccccccaaaagccccccccctcccccaaaccaccccagagccccctccagacccccacaagaccct
It encodes the following:
- the LOC141476073 gene encoding PHD finger protein 1-like, whose amino-acid sequence is MASEAGPPPSRAPRCPPPAAPRFWEGQDVLARWTDGLLYLGTIKKVDTGRRGCLVQFEDNSQFLVLWKDISPVAVPGEEQSCCVCSGRALNPENLLVRCEKCGHAYHQQCHLPAAHPAGPWMCRRCVFAVATKRGGALKKGPQAKAMLSMKAVLPYQLKTLEWDPPHLANRQQCYCYCGGPGEWNLKMLQCRGCAQWFHEACTQCLSKPLLYGDRWVRGVRFDLEREILPFASANWDALLLGPLAETPKGERYGQLLGSLSAHKDRFISGREMKKRKGLFGLHTRAPPPLPPAFLGGPPPAAPPSPLTDSRAPRQLLQLPTH